The proteins below come from a single Bactrocera dorsalis isolate Fly_Bdor chromosome 5, ASM2337382v1, whole genome shotgun sequence genomic window:
- the LOC105224891 gene encoding protein ERGIC-53, whose translation MCQIKMLVTGLLRSCRFLPIVVILLILGEQQHVQANVNNHLAGVHRRFEYKYSFKPPYLAQKDGTVPFWEYGGNAIASAESVRVAPSLRSQKGAIWTKSPTNFDWWEVEIVFRVSGRGRIGADGLAFWYTTQKGDYNGAVFGSSDRWNGLGLFFDSFDNDNKHNNPYIMAVVNDGTKQFDHSNDGTTQLLSGCLRDFRNKPFPTRARIEYYNNVLTVFFHNGMTNNNEDYEMCLRTDGVQLPKNGYFGLSAATGGLADDHDVFHFLTTSLHPPGQVPSDPVKVPENSEKLTQEYKEYQEKLEKQKQEYKKEHPDEVKDDDEWEEFFESENQRELRQIFQGQSQIFEQLRDLSRKVDEVIGRQENTLSLVSRSAGAPVQQVGAAPGAGVPPVATGTISGTITRPEVDLMVANQNALLATAREIRTLIGEIQIRTDTIVQNQQRAPTAQVQAAGYDIQSVIAEMRDGMNQVKQGMAHVGQKLGSPQAQTGCPTGNCVGVTLFLAVTVVQLILVFLYQFFKSRSEAQAKKFY comes from the exons ATGTGTCAAATAAAGATGTTGGTTACCGGATTACTGCGCTCTTGCAGATTTCTCCCAATTGTGGTGATTCTGCTAATCCTAGGGGAACAACAGCATGTCCAAGCTAACGTGAATAATCACCTGGCCGGTGTGCATCGACGTTTCGAGTACAAATATTCCTTTAAGCCGCCATATTTAGCGCAGAAAGACGGCACTGTGCCCTTCTGGGAGTACGGAGGCA ATGCAATTGCGAGTGCGGAGAGTGTACGAGTGGCGCCGTCATTGCGTTCACAAAAGGGTGCCATCTGGACAAAGTCGCCAACGAACTTCGATTGGTGGGAGGTGGAGATAGTCTTCCGAGTATCCGGTCGCGGGCGTATTGGTGCTGACGGTCTGGCTTTCTGGTATACCACACAAAAAGGCGATTATAATGGTGCTGTATTTGGTTCTTCGGACCGGTGGAATGGCTTGGGCCTCTTTTTTGATTCCTTCGATAACGACAATAAACATAATAATCCTTATATTATGGCTGTGGTGAACGATGGAACGAAACAGTTTGATCATTCAAACGATGGCACCACACAGCTATTATCTGGCTGTTTGCGTGACTTCCGCAACAAACCGTTCCCAACACGCGCGCGCATTGAATACtataacaatgtattaactgtATTTTTCCACAATGGTATGACGAACAATAATGAGGATTATGAAATGTGTCTTCGCACGGACGGTGTGCAATTGCCCAAAAATGGTTACTTTGGTCTTTCCGCGGCGACTGGAGGTTTGGCTGATGATCATGATGTCTTCCATTTCTTGACTACGTCACTGCATCCGCCCGGTCAAGTGCCATCAGACCCGGTAAAAGTTCCAGAGAACTCTGAAAAGCTGACACAAGAATATAAGGAATATCAAGAAAAGTTGGAGAAACAAAAGCAGGAGTATAAGAAGGAGCATCCTGATGAG gttAAAGACGATGATGAGTGGGAAGAATTCTTCGAATCGGAAAATCAACGTGAATTGCGTCAAATATTCCAAGGACAAAGTCAGATATTCGAGCAATTGCGCGATCTTTCACGCAAAGTAGACGAGGTAATAGGACGCCAAGAAAACACACTATCGCTGGTATCGAGAAGTGCTGGTGCGCCAGTACAACAAGTAGGTGCTGCGCCAGGTGCTGGTGTGCCACCTGTTGCCACAGGCACAATTAGCGGTACAATCACACGACCTGAAGTTGATCTCATGGTTGCAAATCAAAATGCTTTATTGGCGACAGCGCGTGAGATACGTACGCTAATCGGCGAAATTCAAATACGCACCGACACAATCGTACAAAATCAACAACGTGCACCCACAGCACAAGTGCAAGCAGCCGGCTACGATATACAATCGGTCATCGCTGAGATGCGAGACGGCATGAACCAGGTGAAACAGGGCATGGCGCATGTTGGACAGAA acTTGGCTCGCCTCAGGCGCAAACGGGTTGTCCAACAGGTAACTGTGTAGGCGTAACTTTGTTCCTAGCCGTGACTGTTGTGCAACTGATACTTGTgtttttatatcaatttttCAA gAGTCGCAGTGAAGCTCAAGCGAAGAAGTTCTATTAA